From Vicugna pacos chromosome 6, VicPac4, whole genome shotgun sequence, a single genomic window includes:
- the LOC102533300 gene encoding ferritin light chain-like, producing MDAAANRLVSPHMQASQTYLSLGVYFDREDVVLEDDVIGNTKIVEKNVDPALLDLRALGPARADPQLRLSGGHALAEQVKFIEEMGGHWTNLPGWRPPGGAGRVVLPKLTCKHDEELPEPSGL from the exons ATGGACGCCGCTGCCAACCGCCTGGTCAGCCCGCACATGCAGGCCTCCCAGACCTACCTGTCCCTGGGTGTCTACTTCGACCGTGAGGATGTGGTTCTGGAAGAT GACGTGATAGGAAACACCAAGATCGTGGAGAAGAACGTGGACCCGGCCCTTTTGGATCTGCGTGCCCTGGGTCCTGCCCGGGCAGACCCCCAGCTCCGACTTTCTGGAGGCCACGCCCTAGCTGAGCAGGTGAAATTCATCGAGGAGATGGGTGGCCACTGGACTAACCTCCCAGGCTGGCGGCCCCCAGGCGGGGCTGGGCGAGTAGTTCTTCCAAAGCTCACCTGCAAGCATGACGAGGAGCTGCCGGAGCCCAGTGGACTTTGA